A single region of the Pelobates fuscus isolate aPelFus1 chromosome 4, aPelFus1.pri, whole genome shotgun sequence genome encodes:
- the CHMP5 gene encoding charged multivesicular body protein 5, translating to MNRLFGKSKPKVPPPNLTDVIGTVDSRAESIDKKISRLDAELVKYKDQMKKMRDGPSKNMVKQKAMRVLKQKRMYEQQRDNLNQQSFNMEQANYTIQTLKDTKTTVDAMKIGAKEMKKAYKQVKIDQIEDLQDQLEDMMEDASEIQEALSRSYGTPEIDEDDLEAELDALGDELLADDDSSYLDEAASAPAIPEGVPSDSKNKDGVLVDEFGLPQIPAT from the exons ATGAACAGGCTATTCGGGAAGTCGAAACCTAAAGTGCCCCCACCGAACCTGACAGACGTCATCGGCACT GTCGATAGCAGAGCAGAATCAATTGACAAAAAAATATCAAGGCTTGATGCAGAACTTGTGAAGTACAAAGATCAAATGAAGAAGATGAGGGATGGACCATCTAAG aaCATGGTCAAGCAAAAAGCAATGAGAGTGTTAAAACAGAAAAGAAT GTATGAACAACAGAGAGATAATCTTAACCAGCAGTCGTTTAACATGGAGCAAGCAAACTATACCATACAGACACTAAAAGACACAAAAACCACG GTAGATGCAATGAAGATTGGTGCTAAAGAAATGAAGAAAGCTTACAAACAAGTTAAAATTGATCAAATTGAG GATTTGCAAGATCAGTTAGAAGATATGATGGAAGATGCAAGTGAAATCCAGGAAGCACTTAGCCGTAGCTACGGAACACCAGAAATTGATGAAGATGACCTTGAGGCTG AGCTTGATGCACTAGGAGATGAGCTGTTGGCGGATGATGACAGCTCCTATTTAGATGAAGCCGCTTCAGCACCAGCCATTCCAGAAGGTGTACCCAGTGACTCGAAAAACAAG GATGGTGTGTTGGTGGATGAATTCGGACTTCCACAGATTCCTGCTACATAA